The Afipia massiliensis genome has a segment encoding these proteins:
- a CDS encoding c-type cytochrome has translation MIARSLVAALALAAVSFATSANAQDVAAGEKSFNKCRACHQVGETAKNTVGPVLNGLFGRKSGTIEGYNYTDANKNSGITWDDAVFAEYIKDPKAKIPGTKMAFAGIKKEDEIKDLTAFLKQYGADGKKK, from the coding sequence ATGATTGCTCGTTCGCTCGTCGCCGCCCTCGCTCTTGCCGCTGTCAGCTTTGCCACTTCCGCCAATGCTCAGGACGTTGCCGCGGGCGAGAAGTCCTTCAACAAGTGCCGCGCCTGCCATCAGGTCGGCGAGACCGCCAAGAACACGGTGGGTCCGGTGCTGAACGGATTGTTCGGCCGCAAATCGGGAACGATCGAGGGCTACAACTATACCGACGCCAACAAGAATTCGGGCATCACCTGGGATGACGCGGTGTTCGCCGAGTACATCAAGGACCCGAAGGCCAAGATCCCCGGCACCAAGATGGCGTTCGCCGGCATCAAGAAGGAAGACGAGATCAAGGATCTCACCGCATTCCTCAAGCAGTACGGCGCGGACGGGAAGAAGAAGTAA